In the genome of Nerophis lumbriciformis linkage group LG32, RoL_Nlum_v2.1, whole genome shotgun sequence, one region contains:
- the hspb9 gene encoding heat shock protein beta-9 — protein sequence MARHAALSSLFGDDPFFSQGALLWPFPSLGRKVQLAENFFKDAPSLANFPTAFNRLSEVDNQTEDGEVVERQSPAQHEGAAHDDLLVTLDARGYAPSDITVKLEGRSLLVAASKQAGSEEAHSCSSPSSHASVASSASARVGFSQKIQLSPHLDLAGLSCSLMDDGQLRVHAPVARRPITEGHEEEQRRTLKGEEEEPPRFRASLEFPITKENTD from the exons ATGGCCCGACACGCAGCTCTGAGCAGCCTTTTTGGCGACGACCCTTTCTTCAGCCAGGGGGCGCTGCTGTGGCCCTTCCCCTCGCTGGGCCGCAAAGTGCAGCTGGCAGAGAACTTCTTCAAGGACGCACCGTCGCTGGCTAATTTCCCCACCGCTTTCAACAG GCTAAGCGAGGTGGACAACCAGACTGAAGATGGAGAGGTGGTGGAGAGACAAAGTCCAGCTCAGCACGAAGGCGCCGCACACGACGATCTACTGGTGACCCTCGATGCTCGCGGCTACGCCCCCAGCGACATCACCGTCAAGCTGGAGGGGCGGAGCCTGCTAGTGGCGGCCAGCAAGCAGGCGGGGTCAGAGGAGGCCCACTCCTGCTCGTCTCCGTCCTCGCACGCCTCCGTGGCCTCCTCCGCCTCGGCCCGCGTGGGTTTCAGCCAAAAGATCCAACTGTCACCTCACCTGGATCTGGCCGGCCTGTCCTGTTCGCTCATGGATGACGGACAGCTGCGGGTACACGCCCCCGTGGCCAGGCGGCCAATCACGGAGGGACATGAAGAGGAACAGAGAAGGACGCTGAAGGGTGAGGAAGAGGAACCTCCTCGATTTAGGGCTTCCCTGGAATTCCCAATCACCAAAGAGAACACAGACTAG
- the LOC133620052 gene encoding hemoglobin embryonic subunit alpha-like: protein MTSLTPKDKAAVKAFWGKVSGKSQDIGMDALSRLLIVYPQTKTYFAHWKDLSPGSAPIKKHGITIMAGVGDAVGKIDDLKAGLLSLSELHAFTLRVDPANFKIFTHCILVVLAIMFPNDFTPEAHVAMDKFLAALSLALAEKYR from the exons ATGACCAGTCTCACTCCCAAGGACAAAGCCGCCGTCAAGGCCTTCTGGGGCAAAGTTTCCGGAAAGTCTCAGGACATCGGCATGGATGCTCTGTCCAG GTTGCTGATCGTGTACCCTCAGACCAAGACCTACTTCGCCCACTGGAAGGACTTGAGCCCCGGCTCCGCCCCCATTAAGAAGCACGGCATCACCATCATGGCCGGCGTGGGCGACGCTGTAGGCAAGATCGACGACCTGAAGGCAGGTCTTCTCAGCCTCAGCGAGCTCCACGCCTTCACCCTGAGAGTGGACCCCGCCAACTTCAAG ATTTTCACCCACTGCATCCTTGTGGTGTTGGCCATCATGTTCCCCAACGATTTCACCCCCGAGGCGCACGTGGCCATGGACAAGTTCCTGGCCGCTTTGTCTCTGGCCCTGGCCGAAAAGTACAGATAA
- the LOC133620053 gene encoding hemoglobin subunit alpha-1-like has protein sequence MSLTPKDKATVKAFWATISGKADAIGHAALSRMLIVYPQTKTYFSHWKDLSPTSPLVKKHGKTVMGGLALAVSQMDNMIEGLLDLSELHAFKLRVDPANFKTLSHNILVVLAIMYPKQFTPEVHLALDKFLACLALALAEKYR, from the exons ATGAGTCTCACTCCCAAGGACAAGGCAACCGTCAAAGCCTTCTGGGCTACCATCTCTGGTAAGGCGGACGCCATCGGCCATGCAGCTCTGTCCAG GATGCTGATCGTCTACCCCCAGACAAAGACATACTTTTCCCATTGGAAGGACTTGAGCCCCACTTCTCCTCTTGTGAAGAAGCACGGGAAGACGGTGATGGGCGGCTTGGCTCTCGCTGTCAGCCAAATGGACAACATGATCGAGGGTCTGCTTGACCTCAGCGAGCTGCACGCCTTCAAACTGAGAGTTGACCCCGCCAATTTCAAG actCTTAGCCACAACATCCTTGTGGTGCTGGCCATCATGTACCCCAAGCAATTCACCCCAGAGGTCCATTTGGCCCTGGACAAGTTTTTGGCTTGCCTGGCTCTTGCTTTGGCTGAGAAATACAGATGA